In Natronomonas halophila, one DNA window encodes the following:
- a CDS encoding ABC transporter permease, translated as MSLPAVVRKDVKESIRSKSFLATTLLFVLVSGFWAAIQHVPRMASNSDVPTSTLALLNSMGQPMAFFVPLLGLAISYGAIVGERDSGSLKITLGLPNSRRDIVLGKFIGRCAVLSVAILSGYAVVAAFALATYESFAATEFALYTVLTVFYGLVYVAIGIGFSSVMTSQYTAFGGAVSLYAFFQLGWDLVMAVLQTITVGYVPPDSGAPPWLIVVHALNPTAAVGYAARAIIPTFDALMSYPVSASFYPPKWAGFAILAAWLVLSLGFGYLRFQSMEIM; from the coding sequence ATGTCCCTCCCTGCGGTCGTCAGAAAGGACGTCAAAGAGTCCATCCGGTCGAAGTCTTTCCTCGCGACCACGCTGTTGTTCGTCCTCGTCTCCGGGTTCTGGGCGGCGATTCAGCACGTTCCTCGGATGGCTTCGAATAGCGACGTCCCGACCAGCACGCTGGCACTGCTCAATAGCATGGGCCAGCCGATGGCCTTCTTCGTCCCGCTGCTCGGGTTGGCCATCTCCTACGGCGCCATCGTCGGTGAGCGCGACAGCGGGAGCCTCAAAATCACGCTCGGGCTGCCGAACTCGCGACGTGATATCGTTCTCGGGAAGTTCATCGGTCGGTGTGCGGTTTTATCCGTCGCCATCCTCAGCGGCTATGCGGTCGTTGCCGCCTTCGCACTGGCAACCTACGAGTCATTCGCGGCCACCGAGTTCGCCCTCTACACCGTATTGACGGTTTTCTATGGTCTGGTCTACGTCGCAATCGGCATCGGATTCTCGTCAGTGATGACGTCGCAGTATACGGCGTTCGGCGGTGCGGTGAGCCTCTATGCCTTCTTTCAGCTAGGCTGGGACCTCGTAATGGCGGTTCTACAGACGATTACCGTCGGATACGTCCCCCCGGATTCCGGTGCCCCGCCCTGGCTGATCGTCGTCCACGCCCTCAACCCGACCGCAGCAGTCGGCTATGCGGCCCGGGCGATAATCCCCACCTTCGACGCGCTAATGTCGTATCCGGTATCGGCTTCGTTCTACCCGCCGAAGTGGGCCGGCTTCGCCATTCTCGCGGCCTGGCTCGTTCTATCCCTCGGGTTCGGCTATCTTCGGTTCCAGTCGATGGAGATTATGTAA